One part of the Halobacteriovorax vibrionivorans genome encodes these proteins:
- a CDS encoding PhoU domain-containing protein, giving the protein MQHILFFISGLAIFYYGQRIISAGIQSLGSQSIKHIVSDIDGKNFVVNFWNGARLSLLAFSPTMANLVTIGLVNANLIKQKRVLPMFLGSSLGSIAIFIILVFSSQETALNLMAFALILGLISRNLYIRKLCKLLFGLAFLFLGVAVMHESFVNLVTWKYIQNFIVLFIDYSLFTNMLIGLTVGSIIAVILRSQTMTLAIVVVLLISNLFPTSFCFAMLTASSLCSFVINFDTARRNARPLAIRLSLGPLIHYSVATAASFLLIVLIDHNVQTDLDPLNLVVLGFFFVNILAILNYFFFKNIISEMVKGLYPDAKFKDRPKLKFLGDRRHISSTMAYVLVELEIGKLMDIVSRMFDKCYEYVESPTKGARALAKIKDYEKIIDNIQIEINEFISKVISSGVEEEESRNAIKLMQIASDLEQLADSLDKLTTMLTKYYENWQLSADESERLLNFYKEVQNLFAESLSLYEGHIASEEDVERVIHDTRELKKHLMTEREDFAKVHHNEDGRKHIYYSDMMTSISVVRANVRDIYLLLSK; this is encoded by the coding sequence TTGCAACACATCTTATTTTTTATCTCAGGTCTCGCAATTTTCTATTATGGCCAAAGAATTATTTCAGCTGGAATTCAAAGTTTAGGCTCACAAAGTATTAAACATATCGTCTCTGATATTGATGGTAAAAACTTTGTGGTTAACTTTTGGAATGGAGCAAGACTAAGTCTTCTAGCATTTTCCCCAACTATGGCAAATCTTGTTACCATTGGTCTAGTTAATGCTAACCTTATAAAGCAAAAGAGGGTGTTGCCAATGTTTTTAGGCTCATCTCTGGGCTCAATTGCAATATTCATTATTCTTGTTTTCTCATCTCAAGAGACGGCCTTGAATCTGATGGCCTTCGCTTTAATCTTAGGTTTAATTTCTCGCAATCTCTATATTAGGAAGTTATGTAAGCTCTTATTTGGTCTTGCTTTCCTATTCTTAGGCGTTGCAGTTATGCACGAGAGTTTTGTAAACCTTGTAACGTGGAAGTATATTCAAAACTTTATCGTCTTATTTATCGATTACTCACTTTTTACAAATATGCTAATAGGACTCACTGTTGGAAGCATCATTGCTGTTATCTTAAGAAGTCAGACAATGACTTTGGCAATTGTAGTGGTTCTTTTAATTAGTAACCTTTTTCCAACTAGTTTTTGCTTTGCAATGCTTACAGCGTCTTCACTTTGTTCGTTTGTCATTAACTTTGATACAGCAAGACGAAATGCAAGACCTTTGGCGATAAGACTAAGCCTTGGCCCATTAATTCATTATTCAGTCGCTACAGCAGCTTCTTTTCTATTGATTGTATTAATTGATCATAATGTTCAAACTGATTTAGATCCACTTAACCTTGTTGTTCTGGGATTCTTCTTTGTAAACATTTTAGCTATTCTTAATTATTTCTTTTTTAAAAACATTATTTCAGAAATGGTTAAAGGCCTATATCCTGATGCTAAGTTCAAGGATCGTCCAAAGCTTAAATTTCTAGGTGATCGTCGTCACATATCTTCAACAATGGCCTATGTCCTAGTAGAGCTAGAAATTGGGAAGCTCATGGATATTGTTTCTCGAATGTTTGATAAATGTTATGAGTACGTAGAAAGTCCAACTAAAGGTGCTAGAGCACTTGCAAAGATTAAAGATTACGAAAAGATAATCGACAATATTCAAATTGAAATCAATGAATTTATATCTAAGGTCATCTCTAGCGGAGTTGAAGAGGAAGAGAGTCGCAATGCCATTAAGTTAATGCAGATTGCTTCTGATCTTGAGCAGCTAGCTGATAGTCTAGATAAGTTAACGACAATGCTTACGAAGTACTATGAAAATTGGCAACTATCGGCCGATGAGTCTGAGCGCTTATTAAACTTTTATAAGGAAGTTCAAAATCTTTTTGCAGAAAGCTTAAGCCTTTATGAAGGGCATATTGCCTCTGAAGAAGATGTTGAACGAGTTATTCATGATACAAGAGAGCTCAAGAAGCATCTGATGACTGAAAGAGAGGACTTCGCTAAAGTTCATCACAATGAAGATGGTCGAAAACATATCTATTATTCTGATATGATGACTTCAATTTCTGTTGTTAGAGCAAATGTGAGAGATATTTACTTACTTCTTTCAAAGTAA
- a CDS encoding Rossmann-fold NAD(P)-binding domain-containing protein: protein MLEKIHLLNIQTKSNEIPKRLLEMPGAFVLITCQRTIILTTTEFDSQDKALGTYHTSKQAYHFLLETICGLQSKLKGESEIVAQFKEAFANYLKEDIRSSVILRVLEKLFKDAKEVRKKHLVKIGQQSYAGIMRRIIQSKYETGDVLILGSGQLARDSIKHLMKKYNIYISARNPQKVQALIEEFPNVNIQTVKWRDFDSYYKFNSHVNTIGSNDTIFADEHFRGHCPNNSVFVDLGSPSAIQTEYDKQHGVYRLGDILNHGKVLNEKKTEKIDQAKLAIQDLVERRAKHLAIANTRAAI from the coding sequence TTGTTAGAAAAGATCCATTTACTTAATATTCAAACAAAAAGTAACGAAATACCTAAAAGACTATTAGAGATGCCAGGGGCATTTGTTCTAATTACTTGCCAAAGAACAATCATTCTCACAACTACAGAGTTTGATTCACAGGATAAAGCCTTAGGTACATACCATACTTCAAAACAAGCCTATCACTTTCTCTTAGAAACGATTTGCGGTCTACAAAGTAAACTAAAAGGTGAAAGTGAGATCGTTGCTCAATTTAAAGAAGCATTTGCAAATTACCTTAAAGAAGATATTCGCTCTTCTGTTATTTTAAGAGTTTTAGAAAAACTTTTTAAAGATGCTAAAGAGGTGAGAAAAAAGCACCTCGTTAAGATTGGTCAACAATCATATGCCGGAATCATGAGAAGAATCATTCAGTCAAAATATGAAACTGGTGATGTTTTAATTCTTGGCTCAGGACAACTTGCAAGAGATTCGATTAAGCACTTAATGAAGAAATACAATATTTATATCAGTGCTAGAAATCCACAAAAAGTACAAGCTCTCATTGAAGAATTTCCAAACGTAAATATTCAAACCGTTAAATGGAGAGACTTTGATTCTTATTACAAGTTCAACTCTCATGTGAATACAATTGGATCTAATGATACCATTTTTGCTGATGAGCACTTCAGAGGTCACTGTCCAAATAACTCTGTTTTCGTCGACCTTGGCTCACCTTCTGCGATTCAAACTGAATACGACAAGCAGCATGGAGTTTACCGCCTTGGAGATATCCTAAACCACGGTAAAGTATTAAACGAGAAGAAGACAGAAAAGATTGATCAAGCAAAACTTGCTATTCAAGACCTTGTAGAAAGAAGAGCTAAACACTTGGCAATTGCAAATACAAGAGCTGCAATTTAA
- a CDS encoding endonuclease/exonuclease/phosphatase family protein, which produces MKQIEICIYNLENFFIRDAFDNPPNINYFKSKLNLNQLKQVFTEIDADIYALTEVGQVESLVYFNEVYLNESYEIFHQQGNSDRGIENAFLVRKGLEFEFEHLSHTNKEIDFQLHDEDDNDYFLSRDFSHLRVNSKKGEHLLSLFNVHLKSQRDDDTGHDFRSVRRRQAELELLLKVYKEEKKQYPSTPILLCGDFNGNASNENTDEEFKVIYKETDLKDVLSMRQLPLQYRTTFYQFVGQAAHQLQLDYIFMEESFGHRLMDAAVYQYKNSTGRLIGPPRRRGDIWNNPSDHYPVYAIIKIQD; this is translated from the coding sequence TTGAAACAAATTGAAATTTGTATTTATAATCTTGAGAACTTCTTTATTAGGGATGCTTTCGATAACCCTCCAAATATAAACTACTTCAAATCAAAACTAAACTTAAATCAATTAAAACAAGTTTTTACTGAAATAGATGCCGATATCTATGCCTTAACAGAAGTTGGCCAAGTTGAAAGCCTGGTCTACTTTAACGAAGTTTATCTTAACGAAAGTTATGAAATATTCCATCAACAAGGCAATAGTGATCGCGGAATTGAAAATGCTTTCTTAGTAAGAAAAGGCCTTGAATTTGAATTTGAACATCTAAGCCATACAAATAAAGAAATCGACTTTCAACTTCACGATGAAGATGACAATGACTACTTTCTAAGTAGAGACTTCTCCCACTTGCGTGTAAATAGTAAAAAGGGAGAGCATTTGCTTAGCCTCTTTAATGTACATCTAAAGTCACAAAGAGATGATGATACTGGCCATGACTTTAGGTCAGTAAGAAGGCGCCAAGCAGAACTGGAATTATTATTAAAAGTCTATAAAGAAGAGAAGAAGCAATATCCTAGTACTCCAATCCTTTTATGTGGTGACTTTAATGGTAATGCTTCAAATGAAAATACAGATGAAGAATTTAAAGTCATTTATAAAGAGACTGATCTTAAAGATGTACTTTCTATGCGTCAGCTTCCCCTACAATACCGAACAACGTTTTATCAATTTGTAGGACAAGCCGCACACCAACTTCAATTAGATTATATCTTCATGGAAGAGTCATTTGGCCATCGTTTAATGGATGCTGCTGTCTATCAATATAAGAATTCGACAGGTCGTCTTATTGGCCCTCCTCGTAGAAGAGGTGATATTTGGAATAATCCATCTGATCACTACCCTGTCTATGCCATCATAAAAATTCAAGACTAA
- a CDS encoding S8 family serine peptidase, producing the protein MHKYTQHFIKALISLILVSSTYASTVVAISDNQIDIGHEKLRAHLYRNFSEYQNGYDTDRNGKVDDLNGWNFIHDTNKVFDPSLIGTFDPNVYKYYEVRRRKTLKIATDEELEWYKEIRKDDDFMDHRSDFSSYTHGSHVTCLAMNTKKLPYEMKSWDLKFMPIRYLGDDEVGLFKKKEFTPSKYSRSYYKIQNIKNYLNYYQSWMIKKFEETVKYSASKSKIYHASWGQSWEPAYDMVNELFQDEFDISEKEADKKYKSTITKFRNDYMKGLMKKGQRVVENYSNLLFVFSAGNKKDNTDEMLHYPSSIIADNVISVGAIDEDNEDKAYFSNFGKTTVSLFAPGVAIYSCSPGDRYIPINGTSQAAPHVTNIAAKIFAMADYYAKPISPAHVKDILLSSATKKAKLSDLCVSGGTLNESAAIMTARRFLRW; encoded by the coding sequence ATGCATAAATACACACAACACTTTATAAAAGCTTTAATTTCATTAATTCTCGTAAGTAGTACGTATGCTTCTACAGTCGTGGCCATCAGCGATAACCAAATAGATATTGGCCATGAAAAACTACGTGCCCACCTCTATCGTAACTTTTCTGAATATCAAAACGGATATGACACCGATCGAAATGGAAAAGTTGATGATCTTAATGGGTGGAACTTTATTCATGATACTAATAAAGTATTCGACCCTTCACTCATTGGTACTTTTGATCCAAATGTATACAAGTACTATGAAGTTAGACGTCGAAAAACATTAAAGATTGCAACAGATGAAGAACTTGAATGGTATAAAGAGATAAGAAAAGATGATGACTTCATGGATCATCGAAGTGACTTCTCTTCATATACACATGGCTCTCATGTCACTTGTCTTGCAATGAATACAAAAAAACTTCCGTATGAAATGAAAAGCTGGGACCTTAAGTTCATGCCTATACGCTACCTTGGTGACGATGAAGTCGGGCTATTTAAAAAGAAAGAGTTTACACCGAGTAAATATTCAAGAAGCTATTATAAAATTCAAAATATTAAGAATTACCTAAACTATTATCAGTCTTGGATGATCAAAAAGTTTGAAGAGACAGTTAAATACTCAGCAAGTAAGTCAAAGATTTATCATGCCTCATGGGGCCAAAGCTGGGAGCCTGCATACGATATGGTAAACGAACTCTTTCAAGACGAGTTTGATATAAGTGAGAAAGAAGCTGATAAGAAATACAAGTCAACAATCACGAAATTTCGTAACGACTATATGAAAGGCCTTATGAAAAAAGGTCAAAGAGTCGTAGAAAACTATTCAAATCTTTTATTCGTCTTCTCTGCTGGAAATAAGAAAGATAATACAGATGAAATGCTTCACTACCCTTCATCAATTATCGCTGATAATGTTATCTCCGTAGGAGCAATTGACGAAGACAATGAAGATAAAGCTTATTTTTCTAATTTTGGGAAAACAACTGTTTCTCTCTTTGCACCAGGTGTGGCCATATACTCATGTTCACCAGGAGATCGCTACATTCCAATTAATGGTACATCACAGGCAGCTCCTCACGTTACCAATATAGCGGCCAAAATTTTCGCAATGGCCGACTACTACGCTAAGCCTATTTCACCAGCGCATGTAAAAGACATACTATTATCATCAGCTACTAAGAAAGCTAAATTAAGTGATCTTTGTGTAAGTGGTGGAACTTTAAATGAATCGGCCGCAATAATGACGGCAAGACGATTCTTAAGATGGTGA